A DNA window from Gemella massiliensis contains the following coding sequences:
- a CDS encoding GTP pyrophosphokinase: protein MKKSHIETLTEQLFPAENNGKNILFNEIQPFIELFMHYECAMLEIETKLNVFDKEFSLHGENNPIESISTRLKSPVSLMNKLQRLNLDFDVNTIKQNIYDVAGVRVICSFKNDVYKLVSALKQQDDITVIAEKDYIKNNKDNGYRSYHLIVEIPIFLSGSVEHVAVEVQFRTIAMDFWASLEHKLRYKKNLSVEKEKEIERRLLLCAEISAKLDNQMQKVKEIIEEDEEVKFIDYNDIDTSKV from the coding sequence ATGAAAAAAAGTCACATTGAAACATTAACAGAACAATTATTTCCTGCTGAAAATAATGGTAAAAATATTCTCTTTAACGAGATACAACCATTTATCGAATTATTTATGCACTATGAATGTGCGATGCTTGAAATAGAGACAAAACTTAATGTCTTCGATAAAGAATTTTCACTGCATGGAGAAAATAATCCAATAGAATCAATTTCTACTCGTTTAAAAAGCCCCGTAAGTTTGATGAATAAGTTACAACGTTTAAATTTAGATTTCGATGTTAATACCATAAAACAAAATATTTACGACGTTGCCGGAGTACGTGTCATATGCTCATTTAAAAATGATGTATATAAACTTGTTTCCGCTTTGAAACAACAAGATGATATTACGGTTATAGCCGAAAAAGATTATATAAAAAATAATAAGGACAATGGTTATCGCAGTTATCACCTTATTGTAGAAATACCGATATTTTTATCAGGTAGTGTTGAACATGTGGCTGTAGAAGTTCAATTCAGAACAATCGCAATGGATTTTTGGGCAAGCCTTGAACATAAATTACGTTATAAAAAAAATCTCAGTGTTGAAAAAGAAAAAGAAATTGAACGTCGTCTTTTATTGTGTGCGGAAATTAGTGCAAAACTGGATAATCAAATGCAAAAAGTTAAAGAAATTATTGAAGAAGATGAAGAAGTAAAATTTATTGATTATAACGATATTGACACTTCAAAAGTATAA
- a CDS encoding Spy0128 family protein — protein sequence MKSEAEAPKKRTKRDATDNYASNPISVETILKDGEKVTPEMSNPNGASVKSQEIPDSSYKKVEDTTKYTFEVINLTRFNKNYNVNYYIRAYKNYDNSKNATVELVDKTTNKVIETINIAQGGAKQSFTKTTEASNKDMTLTISSVEGASATKEKLPFLHIEWDINPTILSYAEMSGNTQDEKEKKAKYTKVMNTRSMNDIFNAVEPTYNGREITHSDVIIPSVLGKTTYYRVVDKANQTYKSDKTDTSVQDYVPNGKETDLASYTLKTMEGQNFTASGVRQFEGYRLYQSAAADSLSGYVSRPYVVGTKFLDANANGIKRIKEVVKEDGTVGIRVYVLDPRQQEKRSDGTLETDGYILMAETGEIPPGGKNTVSLPDKEVQTIAFTDKNGVAHPNGITVKGHTSTGHLGGPDNYFIPFLGDKIGHNSQNDQLVNGVQNNGAIGTNVFLRNSLAPYKPTVYYYVKNEPAEVELGVTKVLNNRKLKENEFTFNIKNADDKTPALNQDKTNATDGTVKFDKISFYKAGTYTYTITEKVGTDTDVDYDAMTVTAVVTVVEKDGKLTVEKPKYSYANDANSNGKFDNYYVAPKELDFSVEFTKVLDGRPLKDREFSFTMKDKDGTIIANGTNDTTGKITFTFVDGKKPMYKKADAGKTFTYTVEEVQKVDDKETGYDPMKAEVTVTVSKDESHVLTVVTTPPKDTEFNNTAKPPKPEFQSEKYVVDREKFDITGEKLLDDDKELTDKYGDTNKDPYTDKTDNNEAENLNTKTLKRGQKIVYQVWLDTNKFEAAHKIQQVGITDEYDSAYLTVEKTGIKVYDSKTGNDVTDLFDITVENGKITATSKESLIKDNVLDLTQFSFGRYYKFDIVATIKADTPDGVDIENTAKQTVHQYNPVSKNVEKPEKPTQKRVNNIPVELEFDFTKKLEGRELKQGEFSFVLKDEKGNVIETVKNDADGKVKFKVEYKKGQEGTYKYTVEEVRGTEVGIEYDRMVATVIVTVTKEGKVLTATSKLPKDTEFNNKVTPPTPPTPPTPPTPPTPPTPVLPKTGLDTTGSTAGFGVLLAGIALAVRKRQEEK from the coding sequence GTGAAATCTGAAGCCGAAGCACCAAAAAAACGTACAAAACGAGATGCAACAGATAATTATGCTAGTAATCCTATTTCTGTTGAAACTATATTGAAAGATGGAGAAAAGGTTACTCCCGAAATGAGCAATCCGAATGGAGCTTCTGTAAAATCACAGGAGATTCCTGACAGCAGTTATAAGAAAGTAGAAGATACAACTAAATATACTTTTGAAGTGATTAATCTTACTCGTTTTAATAAAAATTATAATGTAAATTATTATATTCGAGCATACAAAAACTATGATAATTCTAAAAATGCTACTGTCGAGTTAGTTGATAAAACAACGAATAAAGTTATTGAAACTATCAATATAGCTCAAGGCGGGGCTAAGCAATCATTTACCAAAACTACGGAAGCTTCAAATAAAGATATGACATTAACTATCAGTAGTGTTGAAGGAGCTAGTGCAACTAAAGAAAAATTACCTTTCTTACATATTGAATGGGATATCAATCCTACTATTCTTTCTTATGCGGAGATGTCAGGGAATACACAAGATGAAAAAGAGAAAAAAGCTAAATATACTAAGGTAATGAACACTCGTTCAATGAATGATATTTTTAACGCAGTAGAACCTACATATAATGGGCGTGAAATTACACACTCAGATGTTATTATTCCTAGTGTTTTAGGAAAAACAACTTATTATAGGGTAGTTGATAAGGCTAACCAAACTTATAAGTCGGATAAAACTGATACTTCTGTTCAGGATTATGTTCCAAATGGGAAAGAGACTGATTTGGCGAGCTATACACTAAAAACAATGGAAGGGCAAAATTTCACTGCTTCAGGTGTAAGACAGTTTGAGGGTTATCGACTATATCAATCAGCAGCTGCAGATTCACTAAGTGGTTATGTATCGCGTCCATATGTTGTAGGTACCAAATTCTTGGATGCTAATGCAAATGGAATTAAACGTATAAAAGAAGTGGTTAAAGAAGATGGGACAGTGGGTATTCGAGTTTATGTATTAGATCCACGTCAACAAGAAAAACGTTCAGATGGTACATTAGAAACTGATGGTTATATTTTGATGGCTGAAACAGGTGAGATACCTCCGGGTGGGAAAAATACTGTAAGTCTTCCGGATAAGGAAGTCCAAACAATAGCTTTTACAGATAAAAATGGTGTAGCACATCCGAATGGAATTACTGTTAAAGGTCACACAAGCACGGGACACTTAGGAGGCCCGGATAACTATTTTATACCATTCCTAGGAGATAAAATTGGACATAATTCACAAAATGATCAATTGGTGAATGGAGTACAAAATAACGGAGCTATAGGGACAAATGTTTTCTTAAGAAATTCGTTGGCGCCTTATAAACCAACAGTGTATTACTATGTTAAAAATGAACCGGCTGAAGTAGAATTAGGTGTTACAAAAGTGTTGAACAATCGTAAATTGAAAGAAAATGAATTTACTTTCAACATTAAAAATGCTGATGATAAAACCCCTGCTTTAAATCAGGATAAAACAAATGCAACAGATGGAACTGTAAAATTTGATAAAATATCATTCTATAAAGCTGGGACATACACATATACGATTACTGAAAAAGTTGGTACGGACACAGATGTTGACTACGATGCAATGACAGTAACAGCTGTCGTAACGGTTGTAGAAAAAGATGGTAAATTAACTGTAGAGAAACCTAAATATTCGTATGCAAACGATGCAAACTCAAACGGGAAATTTGACAACTATTATGTAGCTCCAAAAGAACTGGACTTTTCTGTTGAATTCACAAAAGTTCTTGATGGTCGTCCGTTAAAAGATAGAGAGTTTTCATTCACGATGAAAGATAAAGACGGAACAATTATTGCGAACGGTACGAACGATACAACCGGTAAGATTACATTCACATTTGTGGATGGTAAAAAGCCAATGTATAAAAAAGCCGATGCCGGTAAAACATTTACATATACAGTAGAAGAAGTACAAAAAGTTGATGATAAAGAAACGGGTTATGATCCGATGAAAGCGGAAGTGACAGTAACTGTTTCTAAAGATGAAAGTCATGTCTTAACAGTTGTGACAACACCTCCAAAAGATACAGAATTTAATAATACTGCAAAACCGCCAAAACCGGAATTCCAATCGGAGAAATATGTTGTAGATCGTGAAAAATTTGACATTACCGGTGAAAAACTTCTAGATGATGATAAAGAATTGACTGACAAGTATGGAGATACAAATAAAGATCCATATACAGACAAAACTGACAATAACGAAGCGGAAAACTTAAATACTAAGACTCTAAAACGTGGACAAAAAATTGTTTATCAAGTATGGTTAGATACAAATAAATTTGAAGCCGCTCATAAGATTCAACAAGTAGGCATTACAGATGAATACGATAGTGCTTATTTAACGGTTGAAAAAACAGGTATTAAAGTATATGATAGTAAAACCGGTAATGACGTAACAGATTTATTCGATATTACTGTTGAAAACGGTAAGATTACAGCAACCTCTAAAGAAAGTTTAATCAAAGATAATGTATTAGATTTAACACAATTTTCATTCGGGCGTTATTACAAATTTGACATCGTTGCGACAATTAAAGCGGACACTCCTGATGGAGTAGATATTGAGAACACAGCAAAACAAACAGTACATCAATACAACCCAGTTAGTAAGAACGTAGAAAAACCTGAAAAACCAACTCAAAAACGTGTAAATAATATTCCGGTAGAGCTGGAGTTTGACTTTACTAAGAAACTTGAAGGACGTGAGTTAAAACAAGGTGAATTTAGCTTCGTACTAAAAGATGAAAAAGGTAATGTAATCGAAACTGTGAAAAATGATGCTGACGGAAAAGTTAAATTCAAAGTTGAGTACAAAAAAGGTCAAGAAGGTACTTACAAATACACAGTAGAAGAAGTGCGTGGAACAGAAGTAGGTATAGAATATGATAGAATGGTAGCGACAGTGATTGTAACTGTTACTAAAGAAGGTAAAGTATTGACAGCAACTTCTAAATTACCGAAAGATACTGAGTTTAATAACAAAGTAACACCACCGACACCACCGACACCACCAACACCACCAACACCGCCAACACCGCCAACACCGGTATTACCAAAAACCGGTCTTGACACAACAGGTAGTACGGCAGGATTCGGAGTGTTGTTAGCGGGTATTGCATTAGCAGTAAGAAAACGTCAAGAAGAAAAATAA
- the ychF gene encoding redox-regulated ATPase YchF translates to MALTAGIVGLPNVGKSTLFNAITKAGALAANYPFATIDPNVGIVEVPDKRLIKLTELVEPKKTVPTSFEFTDIAGIVKGASKGEGLGNKFLSHIREVDAICQVVRCFEDENITHVAGGVDPLYDIEVINLELILADLESVEKRIGRVEKQAKQKDKDAVAEFSVLSKVRDILKEEKPARLLELDKEEQKIAKNLHLLTMKPMLYVANVSEEDLPNIDGNDHVKKVREFAGEEGSQVIVVCAKIEEEMASLEDEEKAMFLEELGIDESGLDKLIKESYSLLGLATYFTAGVQEVRAWTFKKGMLAPECAGIIHSDFERGFIRAETVSYDDLVEYGSMQKAKEAGRVRLEGKEYEVKDGDIMLFRFNV, encoded by the coding sequence ATGGCATTGACAGCCGGGATAGTTGGATTACCGAATGTGGGGAAAAGTACCCTTTTTAACGCAATAACTAAGGCAGGAGCATTAGCGGCAAACTACCCATTTGCGACAATTGATCCAAATGTGGGAATTGTTGAAGTACCTGATAAAAGATTAATTAAACTAACAGAATTAGTAGAACCTAAAAAAACAGTACCAACATCATTTGAATTTACAGATATAGCCGGTATTGTAAAAGGAGCATCAAAAGGAGAGGGACTGGGGAATAAATTTCTTAGTCATATTCGTGAAGTAGATGCGATTTGTCAAGTGGTTCGTTGTTTTGAAGATGAGAATATTACACATGTTGCCGGAGGTGTAGATCCACTGTATGACATCGAAGTAATTAACTTAGAACTTATTTTAGCTGATCTTGAAAGCGTTGAAAAACGAATCGGGCGTGTTGAAAAACAAGCTAAACAAAAAGATAAAGATGCAGTAGCAGAATTTAGTGTATTATCTAAGGTGAGAGATATTTTAAAAGAAGAAAAACCTGCACGATTACTGGAATTAGATAAAGAAGAACAAAAAATTGCTAAAAATTTACATTTACTAACGATGAAACCAATGCTTTATGTTGCAAATGTAAGTGAAGAAGATTTACCTAATATTGATGGGAACGATCATGTAAAAAAAGTTCGTGAATTTGCAGGAGAAGAAGGCAGTCAAGTAATTGTTGTCTGTGCGAAAATTGAAGAAGAAATGGCATCATTGGAAGATGAGGAAAAGGCTATGTTCTTAGAAGAATTAGGTATTGATGAGAGCGGATTGGATAAACTGATTAAAGAAAGTTATAGTTTATTAGGACTGGCGACATACTTTACAGCAGGTGTTCAGGAAGTAAGAGCGTGGACGTTTAAAAAAGGAATGCTAGCACCGGAATGTGCAGGAATTATTCACTCTGATTTTGAACGTGGTTTTATTCGTGCTGAAACGGTAAGTTATGATGATTTAGTTGAGTATGGAAGTATGCAAAAGGCAAAAGAAGCGGGACGAGTACGTCTTGAAGGAAAAGAATATGAAGTAAAAGATGGCGATATTATGCTGTTTAGATTCAACGTATAG
- the nrdD gene encoding anaerobic ribonucleoside-triphosphate reductase: MQVEKCYSYTEKKLDILKEKLSVIKRDGRISRFDAEKIYKAIEKAVFSVFGEKHSVDIQKIVDNVVLEIANRFNTNIKIYEIQNIVEHTLVQLGEVAIYEEYVGYRSKRDIEREQSLDINVAIEKLVNRDESLVNENANKDSLVFNTHRDLTSGIVAKAIGLKMLPKHVANSHQKGEIHYHDLDYSPYQPLTNCCLIDFKEMLTKGFKIGNAEVSSPRSIQTATAQMAQIIANVASSQYGGCSADRIDEVLAPFAKLNYEKNLKMAREWIEGEEKQERFARQKTNKDIYDAMQSLEYEINTLYSSQGQTPFTSLGFGLGEGEFEKEIQKAILQVRIEGLGVEKRTAIFPKLIFVIKDGLNLKPTDPNYDVKELALKCATQRMYPDILMYDTLVKITGSCKTPMGCRSFLPAWRDENGELVESGRMNLGVVTLNLPRIAIESKGNKELFWNIFNERLDICKEALDYRAKRCGEAKPKNAPILYMHGAFGKRLQPEDKVKQLFDKQRATLSLGYIGLYEVASVFYGGDWEKNPEAKAFTLEIMKHMKDNVDKWTRDGDYWYSIYSTPSESLTDRFCRMDTEKFGIIKDVTDKEYYTNSYHYDVRKNPTPFEKLEFEKDYPYYASGGFIHYCEYPVLKQNPKALEAVWDFAYTRVGYLGTNTPIDRCYKCNYEGEFEPTKKGFKCPECGNNDPKSCDVVKRTCGYLGNPQARPMIKGRHKEIVARVKHMK; this comes from the coding sequence ATGCAGGTAGAAAAATGTTATTCATATACAGAAAAAAAACTAGATATATTAAAAGAAAAACTATCAGTAATCAAGCGTGATGGTAGAATTTCACGTTTTGATGCAGAAAAAATTTATAAAGCTATAGAAAAAGCGGTATTTTCAGTTTTTGGAGAAAAGCATAGTGTTGATATACAAAAAATAGTTGACAATGTTGTACTGGAAATTGCTAATCGTTTTAATACAAATATTAAAATTTATGAAATTCAAAATATAGTAGAACATACACTTGTGCAACTGGGAGAAGTTGCCATTTATGAAGAGTATGTAGGTTATCGTAGTAAGCGTGATATTGAACGTGAACAGAGTCTGGATATTAATGTAGCAATAGAAAAACTCGTAAATCGTGATGAGAGTCTTGTTAATGAAAATGCCAACAAGGATAGTTTAGTATTCAACACTCATAGAGATTTAACAAGTGGCATTGTGGCAAAAGCAATTGGGCTTAAAATGTTGCCGAAGCATGTGGCTAATTCACACCAAAAAGGAGAAATTCATTACCACGATTTAGATTATTCACCATATCAGCCGCTAACCAACTGTTGTTTGATTGATTTTAAAGAGATGTTAACAAAAGGGTTTAAAATTGGGAATGCCGAGGTAAGCAGTCCAAGAAGTATTCAAACGGCAACAGCTCAAATGGCACAAATTATTGCTAACGTTGCCTCAAGTCAATACGGTGGATGTAGTGCTGATAGAATAGATGAAGTATTAGCACCGTTTGCTAAGTTGAACTATGAGAAAAACTTAAAAATGGCACGCGAGTGGATAGAGGGTGAAGAAAAACAAGAACGCTTTGCCCGTCAAAAAACAAATAAAGATATTTATGATGCAATGCAATCGTTAGAGTATGAAATAAACACGTTGTATTCTTCTCAAGGACAAACCCCTTTTACATCTTTAGGTTTCGGTTTGGGAGAAGGAGAATTTGAAAAAGAAATTCAAAAGGCGATATTACAAGTAAGAATAGAAGGGCTTGGTGTCGAGAAAAGAACGGCGATTTTCCCGAAATTAATTTTTGTCATAAAAGATGGGTTAAATTTAAAACCGACAGATCCTAACTATGATGTAAAAGAATTGGCATTGAAATGTGCAACACAACGTATGTATCCGGATATTTTAATGTATGATACTTTAGTGAAGATCACAGGTAGTTGTAAAACACCGATGGGTTGTCGATCATTCTTACCGGCATGGCGTGATGAAAATGGTGAGTTGGTAGAAAGTGGTCGTATGAATTTAGGGGTGGTGACACTGAATTTACCACGTATCGCTATAGAATCAAAAGGAAATAAAGAATTATTCTGGAATATTTTTAATGAACGTTTAGACATTTGCAAAGAAGCATTAGACTATCGTGCAAAACGTTGCGGAGAAGCAAAACCGAAAAATGCACCTATATTATATATGCATGGAGCGTTTGGGAAAAGACTACAACCTGAAGATAAGGTTAAACAACTTTTCGATAAACAACGTGCAACGTTATCATTAGGGTACATCGGATTGTATGAAGTAGCAAGTGTATTTTATGGCGGAGATTGGGAAAAAAATCCCGAAGCTAAGGCATTTACGTTAGAAATTATGAAACATATGAAAGATAATGTTGATAAATGGACACGAGATGGTGATTATTGGTATAGTATTTATTCAACACCGAGTGAATCGTTGACAGATAGATTTTGTCGAATGGATACTGAAAAATTCGGAATTATAAAAGATGTTACAGATAAAGAATATTATACTAATTCATATCACTATGATGTTAGAAAAAATCCAACACCGTTTGAAAAATTGGAATTTGAAAAAGACTATCCATATTATGCAAGTGGCGGGTTTATTCATTACTGCGAATACCCGGTATTAAAACAAAACCCGAAAGCATTAGAAGCTGTATGGGATTTTGCTTATACACGTGTGGGTTATTTAGGAACAAATACACCGATTGACCGTTGTTACAAATGTAATTATGAGGGAGAATTTGAACCGACAAAAAAAGGCTTTAAGTGTCCGGAGTGCGGTAATAATGATCCAAAAAGTTGTGACGTTGTTAAAAGAACTTGTGGTTATTTAGGAAATCCTCAAGCACGTCCGATGATAAAAGGGCGTCATAAAGAAATTGTAGCTCGTGTAAAACATATGAAATAA
- a CDS encoding VOC family protein, which yields MKKYNSGIVLGTITLNVNNLDSQLNFYTHTMGMHIISHNETSATLGTIDNKPLLILNKVHTKFIRSYGLYHVAYLVPSEQDLANILNHFVSTKVLLEGGADHGYSNAIYLSDPEGNGIEVYYDKDEKFWDKREDGRIIGITEALDAEHLLNISQPRSPYQLPVGTSVGHVHLSVKNSKESSNFFQHILGFKDKFTVPSASWIAYGSYHHHLAVNNWAGPNLNLRKKGTPGLEKFDIHFIDSDTYNSVLQHIKSHNVNILKETGDSITISDPNGIIINLINGIK from the coding sequence ATGAAAAAATATAATTCTGGCATCGTACTTGGTACGATCACATTAAATGTTAATAATTTAGATAGTCAACTTAACTTCTATACACATACAATGGGTATGCACATTATTTCTCACAATGAAACATCTGCTACATTAGGTACAATTGATAATAAACCGCTTTTAATATTGAATAAGGTTCATACTAAATTTATTCGTTCGTATGGCTTATATCATGTTGCTTACCTTGTACCGAGCGAGCAGGATTTAGCCAATATCCTAAACCATTTTGTCTCAACTAAAGTTTTATTAGAAGGAGGGGCAGACCACGGTTATAGCAACGCTATATATCTTTCAGACCCTGAAGGTAACGGTATTGAAGTCTATTATGATAAAGATGAAAAATTTTGGGATAAACGTGAAGACGGGCGTATTATTGGTATAACAGAAGCACTTGACGCCGAACATCTTCTTAATATTTCGCAACCAAGATCCCCTTATCAATTGCCTGTCGGTACATCAGTCGGTCATGTTCACCTAAGTGTTAAAAATTCTAAAGAATCAAGTAACTTCTTCCAACACATTCTAGGGTTCAAAGACAAATTTACCGTTCCTAGTGCAAGTTGGATTGCTTATGGAAGTTATCATCATCATCTTGCCGTTAACAACTGGGCAGGCCCTAATTTAAACCTACGTAAAAAAGGAACACCGGGTTTAGAGAAATTTGATATTCATTTTATTGATAGTGATACTTATAACTCAGTTTTACAACATATTAAAAGTCATAATGTAAATATATTAAAAGAAACCGGTGATAGTATTACTATTAGTGACCCGAACGGTATTATAATAAACTTGATAAATGGTATAAAATAA
- a CDS encoding DUF6792 domain-containing protein: MLRFFHRPLLIAKLTYYEYLIKNNKRQSTIEYKIKRIIKEVTEEEIDDIKVFNSGLSTPKLSKNGFQATAIYVPEYEEILIIFRGSERDDISDWFYNYTGIVSGANTSQLDSAFAFIKFLKHSIPNFDLCYKVAAGHSLGGHLAISLELLKGIFQRVYTYNTALPQLKQLRKYDKKYDKKLREYFLEKNLAETNKLQEFTANYYKKKAHHIYNFVRRNDFVESLNMTVGTFRVGKDIEYPPLLKVFIAPEEYLTQEDTYELDRLFEKFYNRLKTKGITSDMVKDMPKEIADEFVSLVVEEIKNPIQNQLNSITRRKNKDTTDKNNNIANSYKTFKALYNYMLYLAHSGIISDDIIKNNESKNATSLYEKVLNNETAKSLKNLLKPLQEFYTLTKAIYLVVHAKEFEDFSGWVEIAKAHDLPPFYDVFDE; encoded by the coding sequence ATGTTGCGTTTTTTTCATAGACCGCTCTTAATAGCAAAACTGACATATTACGAGTATTTAATAAAAAATAATAAACGTCAATCAACAATTGAATATAAAATTAAACGGATAATAAAAGAGGTCACCGAAGAAGAAATTGATGATATTAAGGTGTTTAATAGTGGATTATCAACGCCTAAATTAAGTAAAAACGGATTTCAAGCAACAGCGATATATGTGCCTGAATATGAAGAAATACTTATTATTTTTAGAGGAAGTGAACGTGATGATATAAGTGATTGGTTTTATAATTATACGGGTATTGTATCCGGTGCAAATACCAGTCAACTTGATTCCGCATTTGCTTTTATTAAATTTCTTAAACATAGCATTCCAAATTTTGATTTATGCTATAAAGTGGCAGCCGGGCATTCTTTAGGGGGACATTTGGCGATTTCATTGGAGTTGTTAAAAGGCATTTTTCAACGTGTTTATACCTATAATACCGCACTACCTCAACTGAAACAACTCAGAAAATATGATAAGAAATATGATAAAAAACTTCGTGAATATTTTTTAGAAAAAAATCTTGCGGAAACTAATAAACTTCAAGAATTTACAGCCAATTATTATAAAAAGAAAGCACATCATATTTATAATTTTGTGAGAAGAAACGATTTTGTAGAATCACTTAATATGACTGTAGGAACTTTTAGAGTAGGTAAGGATATAGAGTATCCTCCATTATTGAAAGTATTTATAGCACCTGAAGAGTATTTGACCCAAGAGGATACTTATGAGCTTGATAGATTATTTGAAAAATTTTACAACAGATTGAAAACTAAAGGTATTACGTCAGATATGGTGAAAGATATGCCGAAAGAGATTGCTGATGAGTTTGTAAGTTTGGTAGTAGAAGAAATTAAAAATCCTATTCAAAATCAACTAAATTCAATAACACGGCGAAAAAATAAAGATACTACAGATAAAAATAATAATATTGCAAATTCATACAAAACTTTTAAAGCTCTTTATAATTATATGCTTTATTTGGCACATTCGGGTATTATTTCGGATGATATAATTAAAAATAATGAAAGTAAAAATGCAACGAGTTTGTATGAGAAGGTGCTGAACAATGAAACTGCAAAAAGTTTGAAAAATCTCCTTAAACCGCTTCAGGAATTTTATACTTTGACGAAAGCGATTTATCTAGTTGTTCATGCTAAGGAATTTGAAGATTTTAGCGGTTGGGTAGAAATCGCTAAAGCCCATGATTTGCCTCCGTTCTATGATGTTTTTGATGAATAA